Part of the Cereibacter sphaeroides 2.4.1 genome, CCGCGATCTTCAGCATGAGCCAGGGCGTGATGATGACGGCCACGAAGAACGAGAAGATCATCGCGGCCGAGGCATTGGCCGGGATCGGGCTCATGTAGGGCCCCATCAGCCCGGAAACGAACAGCATGGGCAGCAGCGCCGCCACGACGGTCAGGGTGGCCACGATGGTGGGGTTGCCTACCTCGGCCACCGCCTCGACGGCCGCCTCGGCCCGCGGCTTCGTCCGCTCCATGCCCCAGTGGCGGGCGATGTTCTCGATCACCACGATGGCATCGTCGACGAGGATCCCTATCGAGAAGATCAGCGCGAAGAGCGACACCCGGTTCAGCGTGTAGCCCATGAGCCAGGCGGCGGCGAGCGTGAGGAGGATCGTGACCGGGATCACGATGGCCACCACCATGGCCTCGCGCCAGCCGATGGCGACCCAGACCAGCGCGATGATCGAGATCGTGGCGAGCCCGAGGTGGAACAGAAGCTCGTTGGCCTTCTCATTCGCCGTCTCGCCGTAATCGCGGGTGACGGTAACGGCCATGCTGTCGGGGATGAGGCTGCCTTCCAGCGCCTCGATCCGGTGCAGCACCGCCTCGCCCACCACCACCGCATTGGCGCCCGCGCGCTTGGCCACGGCGAGCGTGACGGCGGGGGTCCTGAGGATCGTGCCATCCTCGGCCCGCGTGACGTTGGCGACCAGCGCCTCGGTCATGTCCGAGACCACCCCCACCTCGGCCACGTCGCCCACATAGACCGGCCGCCCGTCGCGCGTGGTGAGCAGAAGGTTCGCGATCTCTGCGGGCGTCGTGAGCGTCCGGCCCGCGATCAGCGCGACCTGCCCGCCCTCCTGCCGCAGAAGGCCCGCATCCTGCGCCTCGTTCGCGCCACCCACCTTCGCGGCAAGGCTCTGGAGCGTCACGCCGAAGAGCGCGAGCTTTTCGGGATCGGGGGCCACGCGGATCGCCTCGGGCGTCTCGCCCACGAGATAGGTGAGGCCCACGTCCTCGACCTTGGCGACCTCGGTGCGCAGCTCGCGCGCCACGCGCGTGAGGTCGTTGGCCGTCACCCCCGGAACGGTCGGCACGAGGGTCAGGGACAGGATCGCCACATCGTCGATGCCGCGGCCGACGATCTGCGGCTCGGCGATGCCCTTCGGGATGCGGTCCAGGTTGGCCCGCACCCTGTCATGGACCCGCAGCACCGCCGCATCGGAGGAGGTGCCCACGACGAAGCGGGCCGTGACCATCGCCCGATCGTCCGAGGTCTGCGAATAGACGTGCTCGACCCCGTCGATGGCCTTGACGATGGTCTCGAGCGGTTCGGTCACGAGCTTGACCGCATCTTCGGCGCGCAGGCCCGGCGCCTGGACATGGATATCGACCATCGGCACCGAGATCTGCGGCTCTTCCTCGCGCGGGAGCGAGAAGAGCGCGACCAGCCCCACCGCCAGCGCCGCGAGGATGAAGAGCGGCGTCAGCGACGAGCCGATGAACGAGCGGGTGAGATGGCCGGCGAGGCCGAGCCCGGGGCGGCGGTCACTCATGGACGGCCACCGGCACGTCGCCCGGCTCGAGACCCGAGAGGATTTCGACCATCCCGTCCTGGCGCTGGCCCAGCACCACGGTCCGCTCGACCGGACCGCCCGACCCTTCGACCGCGACGAAGTCGAGACCCGCGCGGCGCAGGACCGCCGCCTCGGGCACCAGAAGCGCCTCGCGTTCGCCCACCGGCAGCCGCACCAGCACCCGGGCATCGACGAACCGCTCGGACAGGCCCGGCACATCCACATCGGCGATCACGCGCCCATTCTCGATCTGCGGATAGATCCGGGCGAGGCGGCCGTCCTGCGGACCCTCGGCTCCCTCGATCACGATCCCGTCGCCCTCCTTCAGCGCACCCGCATGGCGCTCGGGCACCGCGAGGCGCAGGAAGAAGCCGCCGCCGCCCACGGTGGCCACCGCCTCGCCCGCCAGCACCACCGCCCCCGCCGCCACCGGCACGTCGAGCACGAGCCCCGCGATGGGCGCCAGCACCCGGCCCTCGGCCGCCTGCTGCTCCAGCACCTTCCGCTGGGCCGCGTTGGCCGCAATCCTGCCCGTGAGCACCTGCACTTGCGTGCGCAGCGCATCCGACTGCTGCGAGGTCGAGACGCCGCGGGCGAGCAGATCCTCGACCCGGCCCAGTTCGGTGCGGGCATTGGCCAGTTCCGCCTCGAGCGCCGCGCCCTCGGCATCGATCGCGGCAAGCTGGAAGCCGATCTTCTCGTCCACCACCTCGGCCAGGAGCTGCCCCGCCTCGACCCGGTCCCCCTCGGTGACTGACAGGCGGACGAGCGTGCCGCCGAGCCTCGCCCGCGCCGGGATCCGGTCGCGCGCCTCGATCCGTCCGTAGACGGATTTCCACTCGGTCACCGTCACCGGCCGCAGGGGCTCGGCCAGAAGCTGCAGGGGCAGGAGCGACAGCAGGGCCGCAAGGATCAGGCGTGTCATGACGAATGTCCGGGGCGAGGCCAGAGGCGGCGGTTATATTCGATTTGACGAATATAATACTCGAGGCCTCCATTCAAGCCGCACCGGCCTTGACGCGGCCGGATTCTCGCGCGCGCTCACGATGGCCGCCACATCCGACGGGATCGGACAGACGCGCCTGCGCATCCCTCAAGGAAGCGCGGGGGCCGCTGACCTGAGCCTCCTCCGGAAGGCCGCCAAGTTGCATGGGATCGGACAGACGCGCCCCTTCACGAGACCGAAAGGCCCGAAGTGCATCTCCGTCGAGGCGCAGGGAGCGGCCTTCACCCGGCTTCGCGGAAGGCATTCCCGGCCGCCCTGCCCCATGTCCGCGGCCAAGACCCAGCGCCGGCGGTAGCCCCGTGCCCCGAAGCCCTCGCTTGACGTGAGGGCAAACTGCCGGCGCCGCGCACGGCGATCTCAGAGCACCACAATGCCGTTGTGCTTGGCCTTGTGCTCGGGCTCGACATGGATGCTCACGCGGCTGTGCGGGATCAGCCGGTGCAGGGCGCTTTCGATCCGGTCGCAGATGTCGTGCGCCGCAGCGACCGTGGTCTCGCCCGTCACCACGAGGTGGAAGTCGATGAAGGTCGCCTGCCCCGCGTGACGGGTCCGCAGGTCATGCGCCTCGACCGCCCCCACCGCCTCCTGCGAGATCACCTCGCGCACGCGCACCAGCACCTCGTCCGAGACGGATTCGTCCATCAGCCCGCTCACCGAGGAGGAGACGACCACCCAGCCCGACCAGAGGACGTTGACCGCCACCAGAGCCGCCAGCGCCGGATCGAGCCACGGCCAGCCCGTGAAGATCGCAGCCAGCACACCCACGGTCACCCCGATCGACGAGACCACGTCGGCCAGCAGGTGCCGCCCGTCGGCCATCAGGGCAGGCGAGCGCAGCCGCCGCCCACGCGAGATCAGGATCCAGCTCCAGAAGGCATTGAGGAGGGTGGCCGAGCCATTCACCAGAAGCCCCTCGACAGGCGCGACCAGCGGCTTCGGATCGAGAAACCCGAGCGTCGCCTCGCGCAGGATCAGGAGCGCCGCCACGATGATCATGGCCCCTTCGAGCACCGCACTCAGGAACTCGGCCTTGTGATGGCCGTAGGGATGGTTGGCATCGGCCGGAATGGCCGCCACCCGGATCGCCACCAGCGCCACGCCCGCCGCAGCCACGTTCACGATGCTCTCCATCGCATCCGACAGGAGCGCGATCGAGCCCGTCATCCACCAGGCCAGCGCCTTGAGGCCGAGCACGACCACCCCGACGATCAGACTTCCCACCGCGAGCTTGAGGGTCTGGGACATGGGCCGGCTCCGGAGGGCTGAAGGGCGCGACAGCCTGAACGAACGCGGCCGCCTTTTCGAGGCGGCCGCTCTAGCAGGATTCGGGCAGATCAGGCAAGCACCTGATTTGACTTGAGAATGTCTCGCAATCTCAGGCGTCTATCCATTCGGCGCCCGCGCGGGCATGCAGATAGCCGTTGGCCAGCTGCCCCCCCGGCGCCACGGCCCGCGCCGCGGCCTCGAGATCCTCCGTCGCCCCCCCTGCCGCGATGGCGGCGTCAAAGGCCCGGGCAAGCGCCACCATGTCGCCGGTGTGGGGCGAGAGGCGCAGCGCCGAGACGCCGGCCGCCAGCAGATCGGGGATCTCGCGGCCCGCGAAGGAGGTCGCGCAGGAGAGTGTCTGCACCCCGTTCACCGCGAGGAACCGCTCGCCATCGAGCGTGTCCACTTCGCGCCCGTCGGGGTCTGCGTTGCAGATGAACTGGCAGCTGTCCTTGATCCGGTCGTGCAGCCGCGCATGGTAGCAGCGCCCCGAGATCGCCAGCGGCTGGCGACCGAAGCCCCAGACCTCGACCGCCACGCCCCGCTCCTTGCCGGCCCGCGCGAGGGTTTCGACCGACTCCATCGGCAGCTCGTTCGGCAGACAGATGCGCCTGGCCCCGCGCGAGGCGAGCCAGTCGAGCGTGCCCACGTTGTAGCAGTTGATGAGCGGGCTGACCGAGAAGGCCGCGCCCTCTGGAATGTAGGCCAGCGCCGTCAGGTCGGCGATCTCGATACCCGCGCCCGCGTCGATCAGCTCTTCGGTCAAGGACCGCTCGCGCTTCAGCGTGACGAGGGCCAGCGACGAGAGCCAGACCTCCTTGCCCGCCGCGCGCAGCCGCTCGACCGCGACCGGGATCTCGCCCTGCCAGAAGGGCAGCCGCTTCGAGCAGACGACCTCGCCCAGCACGACGCGGGCAACGGGCGCCTCGTCGGCGATCCGCGCGTAGAAGTCGCGCACGCGTTCGGCTTCCCAGAAGAAGAGGTTCGGTCCGAGTGTGAGATCCATGGCCTTATCTCCAGGTCTTGGCATAGGCGCCCGTCGTGGTCGCCTGCCCCTCCGAGAGGGCGGCCAGCGCCCCCTGCGGCATGGGCTGGCCCGCGGCCAGCGCATCGACGGCGGCGCGGAAGCTGCGCACCACCTGCGCGACATAGGACCGCGAGCGCTGCCGCCCCTCGATCTTCAGCGCGGTGACGCCCGCCTTGGCGAGCTGGGGCAGGATGTCCTGCGCGTTGAGGCTGACCGCATCCTCGAAGATGTGGCCCACCTGATCGCCCGAGGTGAAGCAGCCCTTGCAGAGCGTCGGATAGGGCGCGGGCTGATCCTTGCCCACGCGGTGGATGGTGAACTCGCCGAGGCGCGCGGCGAGCTCGTCGCCCTCCTCGACATATTGCACCTCGGTCGCGGGCGAGCAGACGCCGTTCATGTTGGGCGACTTGCCGGTGGCATAGGACGAGAGCGAGCAGCGCCCCTCGGCCATGACGCAGAGACCGCCGAAGACGAAGACCTCGGTCTCGACCTCGGGCGTCTCCTTGTTGATCGCGGCGATCTCGGCCACGGTCAGCACACGCGGCAGCACCACGCGCTTCACGCCGAACTCGCGGCTGTAGAAGTTGATGACATCCGGGTTGGCTGCCGCCGCCTGCACCGAGAGGTGCCGCCGCAGGTTCAGATGGTTCTTCGCGGCATAGGCCAGAAGCCCCATGTCGGCGAGGATCACCGCATCTGCGCCCGCGGCTTCGGCTGCGGCGATGTTGCGATGCCAGAGCGACTCGTCTCCCGCCCGCGGAAAGGTGTTGATCGCGACCAGAACATGCGCGCCATGCTTGTGGGCGAAGGCCACGCCCTCGGCCAGTTC contains:
- a CDS encoding cation diffusion facilitator family transporter yields the protein MSQTLKLAVGSLIVGVVVLGLKALAWWMTGSIALLSDAMESIVNVAAAGVALVAIRVAAIPADANHPYGHHKAEFLSAVLEGAMIIVAALLILREATLGFLDPKPLVAPVEGLLVNGSATLLNAFWSWILISRGRRLRSPALMADGRHLLADVVSSIGVTVGVLAAIFTGWPWLDPALAALVAVNVLWSGWVVVSSSVSGLMDESVSDEVLVRVREVISQEAVGAVEAHDLRTRHAGQATFIDFHLVVTGETTVAAAHDICDRIESALHRLIPHSRVSIHVEPEHKAKHNGIVVL
- the ubiU gene encoding ubiquinone anaerobic biosynthesis protein UbiU, with amino-acid sequence MELVCPAGTPAALRAAVEAGAHSVYCGFADETNARNFPGLNFSPKELAEGVAFAHKHGAHVLVAINTFPRAGDESLWHRNIAAAEAAGADAVILADMGLLAYAAKNHLNLRRHLSVQAAAANPDVINFYSREFGVKRVVLPRVLTVAEIAAINKETPEVETEVFVFGGLCVMAEGRCSLSSYATGKSPNMNGVCSPATEVQYVEEGDELAARLGEFTIHRVGKDQPAPYPTLCKGCFTSGDQVGHIFEDAVSLNAQDILPQLAKAGVTALKIEGRQRSRSYVAQVVRSFRAAVDALAAGQPMPQGALAALSEGQATTTGAYAKTWR
- a CDS encoding efflux RND transporter periplasmic adaptor subunit: MTRLILAALLSLLPLQLLAEPLRPVTVTEWKSVYGRIEARDRIPARARLGGTLVRLSVTEGDRVEAGQLLAEVVDEKIGFQLAAIDAEGAALEAELANARTELGRVEDLLARGVSTSQQSDALRTQVQVLTGRIAANAAQRKVLEQQAAEGRVLAPIAGLVLDVPVAAGAVVLAGEAVATVGGGGFFLRLAVPERHAGALKEGDGIVIEGAEGPQDGRLARIYPQIENGRVIADVDVPGLSERFVDARVLVRLPVGEREALLVPEAAVLRRAGLDFVAVEGSGGPVERTVVLGQRQDGMVEILSGLEPGDVPVAVHE
- the ubiV gene encoding ubiquinone anaerobic biosynthesis protein UbiV — protein: MDLTLGPNLFFWEAERVRDFYARIADEAPVARVVLGEVVCSKRLPFWQGEIPVAVERLRAAGKEVWLSSLALVTLKRERSLTEELIDAGAGIEIADLTALAYIPEGAAFSVSPLINCYNVGTLDWLASRGARRICLPNELPMESVETLARAGKERGVAVEVWGFGRQPLAISGRCYHARLHDRIKDSCQFICNADPDGREVDTLDGERFLAVNGVQTLSCATSFAGREIPDLLAAGVSALRLSPHTGDMVALARAFDAAIAAGGATEDLEAAARAVAPGGQLANGYLHARAGAEWIDA